ATGACGCAGTGGGAATTTCAAATGAAAGTGAAGTAGGAAATAAGTAATATGTCGTTGGAGTTTGAGTCATCTTAAGAACAAACCAAACATAgaaaaactaaatgaaaaatatgtaaagTAGGAAGGAAGCACGTTGACGTATATATTGTTTAAGGAGGAAATGGAAATCATATGCACGTCCAATGATTCATTCAACCTCCGGAATTGCGGTCAACTTAATGTGGGAGCCCAGCAGCCAATGCCATTCATTTCGAGcaactttttgttattaatgtCCCAATCActtcaaaattacaaacacctATTTTCTCTCGACGGATGGCCCACGTGTCGGCAGCTCCATGGCCCATCGGCCCTTACCATAAGACAATGCGGTGCTGCTGCTCAAGGTTTTTCTCGTTAGCAACTAACTTCAGCacatcttctttcttttggaTAATCTGAGATGACTTCCCCATTATCAGCGTCTACTTGCCGGGACAACGTTAACTACATCTGTAAGAGCCAGCAATCTTCAACAGCTAGCTGTAGTACACAAATTTTACATGGGTTTCACAATACAGCAGCAACTTCTTGAATTTTACATGCTATTTCAGTTTGCTTGGGATCAGTTGATGTTCTTCGGCTGCTTAAGTATTCTCTACAAGAGTCAATCAGATGCTCAAGTGGAACGTTTTCACTCTCGGCGAGGGAAACGCTCACCTCATGCACCAACGCATCGAGGGTACCCTCCTCAAACCGGTGGccattttcaatgaaaattttcgACCAAGATTTTCGGGAAAACACCTGAGACTCCACAGAAGCAAAGTTAGTCAAGTAAGAGACTGCAGCAGTATAATCACCCTGCTCCAGTCTCGTGCAAAACATTTCCATGACAAGCAGAGATGGTGGAATCCTTTCAGTTTCAACCAAGTGTTTCCACGTCATTTCCAATAGCTCCACCTGGAAAAGcaattgaatgaaaaagagTCACCCTGTTCTAAATTATTCTCTAGGctgatatcataattattccATCCAACACTTAAGGAGCTGCAGTTAAGGTTGAGTAGAATACCTTTCCAGCACGGCAAGCATCCAGTACTAGCCGAAGATGACGTTTTGCATTGAAGTGGTGACCATATTTCAGCATTTGGGCATATACAAACTCGAGATCATCCCACTTTTGCTCCAAAGCACAAGCATCTAACATTGTATTGAACGAATAGATATCTGGTATAACCCTAACTTTATAATCTTCTTCATGGCGAATTAAGTTGCCATTTTCCAATAAACTTAGAAATAACTGTTTCGCTTCTTCAAACATCCCATGGTCAAGAAAAGCTTTCAGCATTATGTTACATGTTATGAGATTGGGTGAGCAAAACTTCTGCATATGATTAAAGATATAAGCCCCATTACCAACATCGCCAGCGTCCACACATGCTTGAATTAAACCAGTGTAAGTTACCACAAGTGGTTTATTTGCAACTTTGCATATCTTGTCAATCtgtgaaatataaaagaaaaaggaaaatgagagAAAAGCAGAAGATTTCAATTTCTATACGTCCCCCATGGATAGTTCGGGAACTGTACTTCCAAATACGAGATAAGCAGCAGAAACATAATAGTTGTAGAGACACCATTGCACACTCTGTGAAGAGTGTAAGCTTCATAATGCGAAACAATACCAACAAATAATCAGTAGCATGAATACATGATCAAATAAACTTCCAGTTTAACAATCACAAGAATGATGTAGAACTATACCATAGAATTCAATAAGTTCAAACTGCCATCAATGGAGAAGCACCGTCAGAAACTCACTCTAGTTAACATAAGTATGTTAGACTGACtttaaaatcacaataaaaGGAATTTATTGACACGAATgcataacaaattaaaaagtacCTACTTGTTTTAGTGCCTCATGGCACCTTCCAGCACTACAAAGGCATCGAGCAAGGTCATAGTATAGACCAGCATTACCAACTATTCcttttttctccatttcttCAACAGCCATTATGGCCTCATCAATTTTGCCTTCCCTCCATAAAGCATTCACAAGAACTACAGATAATAGGACATTTAATGGGGGAAATCCATTTGCATGCATTATAGgtttaagaaatatttcaataaagtACCTTTATAAATCAAAGCATTTGGTATATATGATTTCTGcactttcttgaaaaaatcatGAACCAAGTTATACTTGCCACATGCCAACATCACCTGTCCaagatgaataaatttatgtaagtCGTTAGAGGATGTCAATGTAAAGGCagcactaatttttttagatagaaCTCAAGTTGAGTTAAGTGAGGACTGCGACAGATACTTTTGCGGCCAACAAACAGTCTATATAAGTAGAGGATCTCCCCACCGCACcccaacccaaaaaaaaaaaaaaacagaactCTTCATAATACTACCAGAAATCTCAACGACAAGGTTCCACTGTCAAGACTGTAAGAAACAATCAATTTCATGTTTTTAACTTGAAAGACAGAAAAATCATCAATAGACTGCAAATGTCTATTGCGGGCAGAAGAGAAAGCAGCAGAACAAGCTGCTTTCACTGAGATGGCCCCTGTGCATCATATGATCTGGAGGTCACCAGCGAAAAGGCTGCAAAGCATAACCCCTAATGGGATCTTAGATCTATTTCGTTTGAAGCTTAGAGGATTTAGACATTGAGTATGGTATATCGGGGCTCCTCACTGCAACTCAACTCAGTGGGTCACGAAATTAATGTATGTCACAAAGCAAGAAATGACAAGCCATGAATTTTTCGAGTATTCTCATCTTTACTTATCAGCATCGTCTGGTCAGGAAAATGTCAGAACTATGCTGTCAAGAAAAACTATTTTCATGATGCAGACATGTAAGAAACCAAACAGCAAGGTTAAGATTGGATGGGCAAGTAAGCATTTTAACTTTTATGGATAAAATACTATAGAAGATTATGGTAGTTGCCAGCAATGAATACTGGAACTCCTGAGATTGCtgggaaaaggaaaagtgaAATCTTTGATCGCAACTGCATATTGCAGATGATGTGAGAAGCAGTAGCATTAGGGCGTTACCTCCATAACCAGCCCATAGGTTGTGCTTGAAGGTTGTTGACCTTGTTGGCTTAGCTGCTGGAGGACCCAAAAAGCTCCTTCCCATTTCTTACGCCGAACACAAGCATTAAGGACCTGGTTGAGAAATAGCAACTGGACAACTCAAACCTCAAGAAAATTGTTTCTGTGTCTAAACAATTGCTGTGCAACACCAAGATCTGATATGTAACAGATGAATGAGAGTTGAAGATCTGTATAAGAAATTAAACTGCCTGGAAGGAAAATTAAACAAGTATGAAgcatttgatataattatcaaaccaGTTATTGGAAGCTATTTGTGTTGCATAAAAAAGGACGTCTATATCCCGGCAGCCATGTTTACACTGCGGGACATACTACagttaagaaattaaaaaaatttgttggaAGGGAGCACACATGAAGCGTATATACTATACAGATCAATAGCATATAACAGCAACAACCGGTGGACTGAATAATAGTTTCTAGCTACAAGAGATAGTCATTCTAGGCACAATAAGATAATGGTTCATAAACAGAAAGATACATCACTACCAGATGCTACTTACAGCATTGTAGACAATTACATCGGGTTCTAATCGTGGATCCCACTTCTCAAGAAAGTCAGTTTTGAACTTCTTTTTGGGAGGAGACCTCATGCTATCAATCACATCAAATAGTTCCTTCATATGCCCAGCTTGTCCAAGAGTGACAGCAATACAATGATAAGCCACAATGTCAGGGTAGGAAGCCATTTGCTCCTATAGGAGTGAtcaaagaggaaaaagaaaagaaaattcaatgaTTTAGTTATCCGTCTTCATTAGCTACTAATTTAAGGATGTATAATATGAAATGCTACCTGCATTGTCCGAAAGAGATTGAGAGCCTCCACTGGCCTTCTAGCTTTTCCAAGAGCATCCAGTGCAGCAGTATAAATATGTCTGGAAAACATGGACAAACAGGAAAACAAGTCTTCACCATATAACTATGATTAGATAATTACTTTCTGTACATCATATGTCAAGCTCTGAACTTGATGCAAGCTACAGTTTCCCAAGACAGAAGGAGCAGTAGCCAGAGAACTGGGAGGATGTCATATATCCAACAATAGCTAGGGAATACAACGATTAATTTTACGACACAAAATTCCAAGTTCAAAGTAACAACATAAAACAGAAAGATATTCTTTATCACACCTACACATCTCTAAACTTCATATGGCCATCCAAAACTATTTTACCAGGAGAAGACCATGTTAGATCCATAACATGCTACTCTAGTTAACATGTTTGACTATAGCAAATTTATGGTAACTGTAACCCTCCAAAGATGATCAAACAGAGACAACTTGTGCCCCCTTAGATCTACCAGTTCTTTGGTTTCTCCGCGAAGAAATCACATACTACATGTAAGCATCTGAAACATGGTTCTTCCAGACAGGGTGGTACATTTTTATCAGCCAAGATAATCCTCAATGAAGCCTTCTAAGACCCTCTCTTTTTCTAAGCCACTTATTCACCGACAAATTAatgattaaactttttgaataaatttgtatttgcaTTGGATTCTGTTTTCAGTCAACTCCTTGAAATCAAGTTTTTAGTCTAAGTATGTCCACAATGGTTTCTCAGGAATCCCTCAAGTAATTTAACAGACGGATTAGGATGGACTTAAAGGCAAGACTGAGAGTAACAGTGTGCCTCTGTCACTAGATGGCAACCTGAGAAATGCTTCAAAGCTTTCTCCCCCCGTAAATCATCAGTTTGGACATTAATGAGGTAAAATGTAGGCAAAGGAGAAGGGAGAAAATACCGTATCCTGTGGGACTTGAAGCGCTCACGTGACTGCATCCATTCAATGACTTGGAGCACCCGCCTCCAGTTTCCAAACTTACCCAATATCTGGACAGTCCTCAAAATAGAATGATCTGAAAATCTTATTTGAGCACTTCGCATCATTTCAGAGAATTTCCACTCTGGCATGTCAATGTCTGCACCATTCAAACTGTAGAAGTAAACTACTTTATTTACTGTGAGTATAACAGGGGATTCTATTCACAGTACTTTCGACAATTTGGGAGATTGAAAAGCAAACATAATGGAAACTGCACAATGAGGTCTTACCTGAGAGGGCATGAAGTTAACCTATTGTGAGTCTCTAAGAATTAGAAACCAGTATAGCATGTCAAGCATAGACTGAAATATATCCTTCCTAGGTGAAATTATTGATTCCTGTGAGACGCATTCTAGTTTCTACTAAACCCAACAGACAAAACACAACCCTAATTCAGAAATAGCAACAGTATagatacataaataattacatcaaagaTAATCAAGAATGGCgatcagaaaatattatacaagCAAGTGTAAATGGTTAACCAATTTTGTATGCTTATTTTACTCACCACTTAGCAAGCTTCTGAATTCTCTCCTCCATGTCTACCCTTGAAATTCTTGGCTTGTCGACGATATTATCTTCACACTCCAGTGACTTAAATGCAGCTCTTTCCAAATCCAAGAATTTACCCTCCGTGCTATCACTTTTCTTCCGAGTAAGACTCTTGGTATTTTTATCCTGCTTCTTCTTAACCACTTCCAAAGCAATTTCCCGGCGAAAAACATCCTTTCTTGAATCTTCTTGAACGAATGCACTTTTCTTGTGAAGAACAcgctttcttgaattttcttgaacaGCAGTCACCTCATCGTTGCCATTCTCTTCTTCTCgaacaattttctttatactcttctttttcctatcATTGTTGTTACTACGATCACCATTATTATCTCTATCAATCTTAACAGTTTCCAAGGCCTTCAAATACTCATCAAACGAAGGCTTAAATTCAAACTCTTGATCAAGAACAACGCCACCGCCATCACTTAAAGCGCTTCTCGTTATAACTCTGTCCAGCTTCTTTCTCCTTGGCGCAATTGCGACAATGGGTTTCCGCAGTATCGGAAACCCACGAAGGTATAATGGACTGTGGGTGTAGTTTACAAAAGACAGAGCTCCAATGGCGGATTCGGATAGACATAAACCATCAAGCATCTTCATCTCCTCTTCTTCAATTCCATAaaggggaaagaaaaaaaagaaagaagagggtTTGAACTTTGACGAGCAAGaagatattttcaagaatgcaGCGGTTGCAAATTGAAGATGGGGATTGGGAAGCCTTTCCCCTCAGTCAGGTCGACCATATGTCCTCTTCATTCATGCCGTCCCGATTGAGTCGCATTAGTTGTAAAATTGCTATTCATACGTAACACGCGTACCGTACATATAACGATCTTGAGAGGTTTTGCGAGTTGAAAGCTGGAATTTTACCTAATTACCCCTATCATCCAATGTAAcatcttcctttttctttttatatttctttatttttttaaatattattattctaagAACCGTCCCGACAAGAATCAATATATCATTCCACTGTACaagtatcaaatttttatttgggtgtagtacattatttatatttaacttgTTTGATATTAACATactcaaattttgaaatgacaccaaaatttgattcaaatatATGATGTTATCCGCAATTTTATCCATAGGATAGAAATCCTGATGGCTCCAACTTTAGCTAAAATTGGTCCTAGACaagttattttgattagtagttagatttgaattttgaattttacaaaagagaccataactccaaaaaaatcatttcactCCATCAAATGGCCAATAAAAAGAGAACAAACCATACTCTTAGCGAATGTAGAAGAGatagtttgaaatttttaaatccaCAACTCGTCTCAAATTCTTATATCCGAATTTGGTAAGATGGATAAACATACACCCTTCTTGAGGAATTTGGAGCATTTTGCAACACGagaacatattttttattttacttaacaTTAGATAAGTGTATGATAATTATCTTTTCCAAAAGATTCACCAAAtcttttttggataaattagttaatagtataatttaaattttgttttgatgtaaaattagttgttttttcttttcaagtttAGATAAGTATAGCTTTGATTATcatctttattaaaaaaattcactcATTTTATaggtaaatttaattagtaaaacaattcaaatttattaatactcAATCTACTTTTCTGTTCgtatacttattaattattcaaaattctaattgtatattattataatttaaaatctaagcaatttataattttatttatttagaaatacaATTCTCCATGAgtagtttaaatataatacttactGAACCCGGATCATTTGAAACGGAGGCCGGGCTCGAAATTCGACCGTTGATTGGAGCGGGGCGCACTTCTTACACGTCATCATTCCCCCTTCTTCACTGGATTTTCAGCCGTGGATTGGTGGAGATTCGCAGCTCCCCAGAtagatttcaaaattcaaattcaaaatgctaacagagaaagaaagaaagaaagaaggaaagcaGTGAAAGCTGCGACACAGTACCACTTTTTACTCTTCCGAGTTTCAGAATATCAGAACAGAACAGAAACATCGTCGGACCCTTTTTCCCTGTTTCCAAATATTTGCGCCCAACCCCACCTCACTTCACTTTcaatattgtattaatttattaacagttcaagaaaaagaaaacttcaaaCCTCACTCCTTTAGTgcgataaatataaaaagccCACCTGCTTTtggattcttgaatttcatttGAATCTACCTTAGGGCCAGTCTATCGGGAGACAGAATCCATTCTTTTATGGTTGTACGCCTTTCGGGTGAactatctttgtttttcttaacAGACAAGATCATTTAGCTGAGTTTCTTGATGATTCTTGAATCCCATTGTTGTTTCTGCCGGGTTTTTTCTGGGTTTATGGttgtttatttgcttttaCTACTAtctgattatatatattgatgcttTAAGTTAAGAGTGCTGTTCAcaatgagagaagaaaaccCATCTGAGAACAGAGTGAAATCTTCAAAATTTGCTGATCAAAACCAGGTTCCAAAGGATAATAATCATCGTAATGTGAAGGGAAACAGcaatttttcaagaatgaaATCCTCTTGGGGTTCTCACATAGTGAAGGGATTCTCAGCTGCAGATAAGAAATCCAAAACCAGAGTGTTGCAGGCCACAGCTCAAAGCAAGAAGCTGCCTCTTAACAACTCTGATACATCAAACCAGAAGAACCAGCCATTGgtttcaaattcaagaatcaaaagATCGCTCATCGGGGACCTTTCATGCTCCATAAATGCTACACAAGTGCATCCACAAACTGTTCAAAGCCAAAACAAGACAAAACCTTCAGGCTCTTCTGAAGATTTGTTTCTTGAAATCGATCATTTGAGGAATTTGTTGCAAGAATCAAAGGATAGGGAGCTCAGCTTGCAAGCTGAGTTGTCAGAGTATAAGAGGAATCCCAAGGTGTTGGAAGTTGAGAGGGAGCTTGAATTGAAGAAGAGTGAAATTGATGGCCTTCTCAAGAGAGTGGGATGCCTCGAAAATGAAAAGGCGAACCTTTCTGGACAGTTGGTGTCTTTGGCCTCTGTCATGGGGAAGCATGAGGATGTTTTGGAAAGTGAAGTTCGTGACAGTTTTAGTAGTGTAGAGATGGAGGTCTTAGAGTTGAGGCGCTTGAACAAGGAGCTGCAGCTTCAGAAGAGAAATCTTTCTGGCAGGATTTCTTCCTTGGAATCCCAGTTAGCCACCCTTGCCAAAGTTTCTGAGGTATGATAATCACCATTAAATAGTTAAAGCTTTTTCTGGATACTATTTAGTTAGCCACCCTTGCCAAAGTTGGagctttttttgttttgttttgttttttttttttttgggggggtggggggtggtgGGGGTCAGAGTTTTGAGTTCtccttttattatttgaatagaTCAAATACAGCACTTGgttttttgttgtaatgtgGTCGGgcagtttaattaattgtatctTCTGGATCATAAAATTGTTGAAATCTTAGCTACTAACGTTAAATTATGTTCCTCTGCCCTTCCCATAACTTCATGAGTGCTGTTATTTAAGGATTTTCCATAGGGTTCCTTAGTAGGTTCTTCTTGTCTCTAGTAGTTCAACTGAAAACTTGTTTATCTGCAGAGTGACATTGTTGAGAAGATTAAAGCAGAAGCCTCTTTGCTGAGGCATACCAATGAAGATCTATGCAAACAAGTGGAAGGTCTTCAAATGAGTCGGATGAATGAAGTTGAGGAGCTTGCTTACCTGAGGTGGGTTAACTCATGTTTAAGAGATGAGTTGCGGAGTTGCTCTACCAGGATTTCGGACAAGTCAACAAGCCCGAATTCCGTCGAGAAGAGCAGGGAATCTATTTGCTTTTCATCTTTTCAAATGGATCAAGATTCTAATGATACTGCCACAAAGAGGTTGTATCTTGTCAAGAAGTTTAAAAGATGGCCTATTACTGATGAAGACTTGcatcaaatgaaatacatggaCGATTTTGTCAATCATAATTGGGATGATCCCCTAGGTTTAGCACGAAGACACTCTATTAGTGGAACAAATTGCTGTCCCGACGATCTGatactaaacaaaaaaaggcaatCTGATAGTTTTATATGTTCCAAGGAAGCGGACAAGACGCCCGAGGTACTAGTTTCCGAAAAGTATGACTTAGAAGTAAGCAACAGGCCCAATGTCTATACCAATTCTCATGAAGTTTCTAAGATGACGGCTTCTTTGGATATCGAGAAAAGGACCTTACGAATCCCTAATCCCCCTCCGAGGCCTTCATGTGCTGGTTTATCTGGaccaaaagaagaaacttCTAGTCGAACTTCCCCTCCAACTCTTCCTCCACCCCCACCACCCCCACCACCTCCTCCAAAGTTAATGGCTAGAAGCATGACAGGAACGGTGCAGCGAGCTCCCCAAGTTGTCGAGTTTTATCACTCTCTCATGAAGAGAGAGTCTAGGAAGGACTGCTTAAATTCTGGGACTACAGATGCATCAGATGTTGCAAACGTTCGTAGTAGCATGATTGGCGAAATTGAGAACCGATCGTCTCATTTGCTTGCCGTAAGTTCTCTTGTCATCATTTTCATGCAGTGTGAcaccaagaaaaataaataattatttcgtTGTCTGCTTGATATGTTGAGTCATGTTTAATAATGATTCAATACATTATTAGACATTATCTCTGAAGATAGTGGCCTAAAAAATTCTGGCTTCTGTTCTTTTTTAGCAGAGAATTCTCATATACATGCATCAAATTACTGTTTCTGAGCAGATAAAGGCGGATGTTGAGACCCAAGGAGAATTTGTGAACTCCCTTATACGAGAAGTCAATAATGCTGTTTACCAGAACATTGAAGATGTCCTTGCATTTGTGAAGTGGCTAGATGATGAACTAAGTTTTCTCGTAAGTTTCTTCCATCAGAAACATTCGTAAGGATTTGAAAATCTGTTTCTGAATTCATGGAGGACAATAAAGTACTCATTATCTTCTTTTCACAAGTTCTAACTAAGTCAGCTTTGAGCAACTACAGTTTTGAATTAGGATGTCCAGCCACTTACTTCTTCTATTTGACTTGTCTTACAGGTTGACGAAAGGGCAGTGCTGAAGCACTTTGAGTGGCCAGAAAAGAAAGCTGACACATTAAGAGAAGCAGCATTTGGATATAGCGACCTAAGGAAGCTAGAGCAGGAAGTTTCAATCTATAAGGATGATCCTCGTCTGCCATGCGACATAGCGTTGAAGAAAATGGCAGCTTTGTCTGAGAGGTAAGACATCATAGCTTCACGCAAACTTGCATAATTTAACTTCTCTAAGAATCCTAATAAGTTGGTTCAGGCAGTTTGCATAATGATTTCCTTGATCAGGATGGAGCGTACTGTGCATAATATCCTCCGAACAAGAGACTCATTGATGAGACACTGCAAGGAGTTCCACATTCCCACAGACTGGATGCTAGACAATGGAATATTAAGCAAGGTTTGGCCCTTCCATTGCTACATCAAtgaatttaacttttttccaTTGCAGCAGCTTACTCTGTAGGACCTATGCCACTAAGAACTTAGGACATTGAGAAACAGGGTGGTATTCTTCAAAATAATTGGTACCTAACATGACTTCAGCATAAAAATGCATGACctataacttaaatttttaggCAACTAGCTGCTTAAGATTTTTTGCATCCTTAGGGCTTGACAAAGAACCAACTAATGTGTTGTCTTGATTTCAGATAAAGTTTGGTTCTGTGAAACTGGCTAAGATGTACATGGAGAGAGTGGCAATAGAACTTCAGTCCAAGGGAACATTGGATAAAGATTCTTCCTTGGATTATATGTTGCTCCAGGGAGTGAGATTTGCTTTCCGAATTCATCAGGTTGgtttattttcagaaaattatgaaatcagtggaaaattagaaaaagaacttCTTTGTTCTTTGATCAGTATGCATAAATAAGGTGATCTTGATCTCTGGAAGTAGTTGCACCTATTTTAATGCTTCTCTATGTGAAAACTTGTGCAGTTTGCTGGAGGATTTGATTCCGAAACAATGCAGGCATTTGAGGAGCTCCGAGACCTTGCTGTTGTTCTGAACAAAAGTCGAGACTGAAGACGCTaaacagaagaagaaaagaaaacatcaaTCTCGTCAAGAGTTCTGATTCTGTTCTTGGCTTACCACCTCAGTAAGCATCAAAATTTGTTTGTAGAAGAATATAGTCCCACAAAATTATAGTGGGAAAATAAGTGAGCGGGTGAGGGACGCTCAGGCTATGATTCTTGTTAAATTTTGTGGCTTTGGCAAGAATGACGTTCTGAACCAACTCTTGTCAAAAATCCGAATTTGCTGCATTTTGATTGTCCTGAAATCTGTTTCATCCTGAACAAATTATATCTTCCATCTAGCCACTCAAATTAAACACACAGgctaaagaaataaaagcGCAGCCAACTCAAAATGAAGTAACTGCAAGAAGCCAATCTCCTTTCATTTGTGTTGTCCTGGTGGGTCTGCCAGTAGTAGGCTCATCCAcgaaacataaattaattctctTGACAGGAATTGCAACCACTGATTGATAAGGATCAATAGCACCAGAATCTTATAGTGACTGAGCGAAGTAATAAACATAGGGATAAACAACAATGTATAGTAGGGCATTGCCCCAAGCAAATAGTCGAGTGCGAAATGTAACTAAATTGTTGAtcgttaatttaaaatattatcaagtTGAATAGTAACAGCACTCTCACAGGGGTCCCTCTTTCTTGCGTCCCTTATCAAGAAATTCTTAGTCATGAGTATAATAAGTAGCATGCCATACAGTAATACTATGTAGAAGATTGGGGGAAGATCAAAGAGGAAAGAGGAAAGACACTCCCAGGCTTAACTATCATATTGCTCAGTCACTATAAGATTCTGGTGCTATTGACACTTATCAATCAGTGGTTGGGGTGCTGATTTGGGGAAGATATCCTTCATCTTGGATCTCCAATAAAAGATTATTCAGCATTAGATAAATCTCTGAAGACTGTGGGTGATTCTTATCTGCAGCAACAAACATATTGGAGGAGTCATTGACTTCAACCCAGCTGTAACCAGGTACTTTTTGAACTCCTCTTTCTTTCATGAGATTGCGTATTTGGACAGCTCTCACTCGGGTTCCAGAATCAGCGTGCAGGTTTGATAGCAATACATAGTACCCAGAATTTTGTGGGTCTAATTGGAAAAGGTGTTCTGACGCCAGCTCTGCAAGCTCAACGTTGCCATGAATCCGGCAGGCCCCTAATAAGGTGCCCCAAATGCCAGCATCTGGAGTAAACGGCATGGTCCCAATTACTTGGAATGCTTCTTCTAACCGACCAGCTCGGCCAAACAAATCAATTAAGCATGCATAATGCTCCATGCGGGCAGCAATCCCATAATCTTGGATCATGGAATTGAAGTGGAGCTTTCCTTCTTCAACTTGACCAGCATGGCCACAAGCAGATAATATTGCAAGAAAAGTGACGTGATCAGGTTGAAACCCCTCATCTTGCATTGCACGAAATAGAGCCAGGCATTCTTTTAACTGGCCATGATTTCCATATGCAGCAATGATGCTGTTCCAGGAAACTTCATTTTTGAATTCCATCATGTCAAAAGCACGTTCTGCTAAATCCATATGACCGCATTTAGAGTACATGTCTATTAGTGCACTATTAGCAAAAATATCAAAGTTGAATCCATTTCTCATCATGAAACCATGTATCTGTTTCCCACGACG
This genomic window from Sesamum indicum cultivar Zhongzhi No. 13 linkage group LG12, S_indicum_v1.0, whole genome shotgun sequence contains:
- the LOC105175839 gene encoding protein CHUP1, chloroplastic-like → MREENPSENRVKSSKFADQNQVPKDNNHRNVKGNSNFSRMKSSWGSHIVKGFSAADKKSKTRVLQATAQSKKLPLNNSDTSNQKNQPLVSNSRIKRSLIGDLSCSINATQVHPQTVQSQNKTKPSGSSEDLFLEIDHLRNLLQESKDRELSLQAELSEYKRNPKVLEVERELELKKSEIDGLLKRVGCLENEKANLSGQLVSLASVMGKHEDVLESEVRDSFSSVEMEVLELRRLNKELQLQKRNLSGRISSLESQLATLAKVSESDIVEKIKAEASLLRHTNEDLCKQVEGLQMSRMNEVEELAYLRWVNSCLRDELRSCSTRISDKSTSPNSVEKSRESICFSSFQMDQDSNDTATKRLYLVKKFKRWPITDEDLHQMKYMDDFVNHNWDDPLGLARRHSISGTNCCPDDLILNKKRQSDSFICSKEADKTPEVLVSEKYDLEVSNRPNVYTNSHEVSKMTASLDIEKRTLRIPNPPPRPSCAGLSGPKEETSSRTSPPTLPPPPPPPPPPPKLMARSMTGTVQRAPQVVEFYHSLMKRESRKDCLNSGTTDASDVANVRSSMIGEIENRSSHLLAIKADVETQGEFVNSLIREVNNAVYQNIEDVLAFVKWLDDELSFLVDERAVLKHFEWPEKKADTLREAAFGYSDLRKLEQEVSIYKDDPRLPCDIALKKMAALSERMERTVHNILRTRDSLMRHCKEFHIPTDWMLDNGILSKIKFGSVKLAKMYMERVAIELQSKGTLDKDSSLDYMLLQGVRFAFRIHQFAGGFDSETMQAFEELRDLAVVLNKSRD
- the LOC105175837 gene encoding pentatricopeptide repeat-containing protein At1g30610, chloroplastic, whose translation is MKMLDGLCLSESAIGALSFVNYTHSPLYLRGFPILRKPIVAIAPRRKKLDRVITRSALSDGGGVVLDQEFEFKPSFDEYLKALETVKIDRDNNGDRSNNNDRKKKSIKKIVREEENGNDEVTAVQENSRKRVLHKKSAFVQEDSRKDVFRREIALEVVKKKQDKNTKSLTRKKSDSTEGKFLDLERAAFKSLECEDNIVDKPRISRVDMEERIQKLAKCLNGADIDMPEWKFSEMMRSAQIRFSDHSILRTVQILGKFGNWRRVLQVIEWMQSRERFKSHRIRHIYTAALDALGKARRPVEALNLFRTMQEQMASYPDIVAYHCIAVTLGQAGHMKELFDVIDSMRSPPKKKFKTDFLEKWDPRLEPDVIVYNAVLNACVRRKKWEGAFWVLQQLSQQGQQPSSTTYGLVMEVMLACGKYNLVHDFFKKVQKSYIPNALIYKVLVNALWREGKIDEAIMAVEEMEKKGIVGNAGLYYDLARCLCSAGRCHEALKQIDKICKVANKPLVVTYTGLIQACVDAGDVGNGAYIFNHMQKFCSPNLITCNIMLKAFLDHGMFEEAKQLFLSLLENGNLIRHEEDYKVRVIPDIYSFNTMLDACALEQKWDDLEFVYAQMLKYGHHFNAKRHLRLVLDACRAGKVELLEMTWKHLVETERIPPSLLVMEMFCTRLEQGDYTAAVSYLTNFASVESQVFSRKSWSKIFIENGHRFEEGTLDALVHEVSVSLAESENVPLEHLIDSCREYLSSRRTSTDPKQTEIACKIQEVAAVL